From Longimicrobiaceae bacterium, a single genomic window includes:
- a CDS encoding M28 family peptidase, with protein sequence MALNRVFPPALAGLAAVLAAASASAQAPRELPLKHAPRPTVAAITPGDLMTRLYIIADDSMMGRRAGSVGNFKVTQYIAAQARAMGLEPAGENGTFFQTVPILNRRLDPAGALRVDGAPLALGTEYVPIPALSGYFPFGRAMQGAAVPVVFGGRLGGETITPEQAAGKLVVVLPPLGANGQPNPRFWGNGGLDRWPRAAGVAIAALEVAPGGLMDYINQPQTALVEPEDSSAAAPLGMLVSNTAAERLLGAPLAGLRPGAAGKTVAASVRFGDFPTEAPARNVVAVLRGRDPAVRGEYVAIGAHNDHLGLADEAVDHDSLRAYDWVMRPDGGNADDSAPTPAQAARIAVLQDSLHRAHAPRRDSIYNGADDDGSGTVTVMEIAQALASAPRKPRRSILFVWHTGEELGLYGSQHFTDHPTVPRDSIVAQLNMDMVGRGRAEDISGGGPRSLEIIGSRRLSTELGDIIDTLNVHRAQPMALDYQFDAPGHPYNRYCRSDHYMYARYGIPITFFSLGYHRDYHEVTDEPQYIDYDHMALVGSFVRDVALAVADRDHRIVRDHPLPDLHGTCKQ encoded by the coding sequence GTGGCCCTGAACCGAGTCTTCCCGCCCGCACTCGCGGGCCTGGCGGCCGTGCTCGCCGCCGCGTCCGCAAGCGCGCAGGCGCCGCGCGAGCTGCCGCTGAAGCACGCGCCGCGCCCCACCGTGGCCGCCATCACCCCCGGCGACCTGATGACGCGCCTCTACATCATCGCCGACGACAGCATGATGGGGCGCCGCGCGGGCTCCGTGGGCAACTTCAAGGTGACGCAGTACATCGCCGCCCAGGCGCGGGCCATGGGTCTGGAGCCCGCGGGCGAGAACGGCACGTTCTTCCAGACTGTGCCCATCCTCAACCGGCGGCTCGACCCCGCCGGCGCGCTCCGGGTCGACGGCGCCCCACTGGCGCTGGGGACCGAGTACGTGCCCATCCCCGCGCTATCCGGATACTTCCCCTTCGGCCGGGCGATGCAGGGCGCGGCCGTGCCCGTCGTCTTCGGCGGCAGGCTGGGCGGCGAGACGATCACGCCGGAGCAGGCTGCGGGCAAGCTCGTGGTCGTCCTTCCCCCACTCGGCGCGAACGGCCAGCCGAACCCGCGCTTCTGGGGCAACGGCGGGCTGGACCGCTGGCCGCGCGCCGCCGGCGTCGCCATCGCCGCGCTGGAGGTCGCGCCCGGCGGGCTGATGGACTACATCAACCAGCCGCAGACCGCGCTCGTGGAGCCGGAAGACTCGTCCGCCGCGGCGCCGCTGGGGATGCTGGTGTCGAACACGGCGGCGGAGCGGCTGCTGGGCGCCCCGCTCGCCGGCCTCCGCCCGGGTGCCGCGGGGAAGACCGTGGCTGCCTCCGTCCGCTTCGGCGACTTCCCCACCGAGGCGCCTGCGCGCAACGTGGTCGCCGTCCTCCGCGGGCGCGACCCGGCGGTGCGCGGGGAGTACGTGGCCATCGGCGCGCACAACGACCACCTGGGCCTGGCGGACGAGGCGGTGGACCACGACTCGCTGCGCGCGTACGACTGGGTGATGCGCCCGGACGGCGGCAACGCGGACGACTCCGCGCCTACGCCGGCCCAGGCGGCGCGCATCGCCGTGCTGCAGGACTCGCTGCACCGCGCCCACGCCCCACGCCGCGACTCCATCTACAACGGCGCGGACGACGACGGCTCGGGCACCGTGACGGTGATGGAGATCGCGCAGGCGCTCGCGTCGGCGCCTCGCAAGCCGCGGCGCTCCATCCTCTTCGTCTGGCACACGGGCGAGGAGCTGGGGCTGTACGGCTCGCAGCACTTCACCGACCATCCCACGGTGCCGCGCGACTCGATCGTGGCGCAGCTCAACATGGACATGGTGGGCCGCGGCCGCGCGGAGGACATCTCCGGCGGCGGGCCGCGCTCGCTGGAGATCATCGGGTCGCGGCGGCTCTCCACCGAGCTGGGCGACATCATCGACACGCTGAACGTGCACCGCGCGCAGCCCATGGCGCTGGACTACCAGTTCGACGCGCCGGGGCACCCGTACAACCGCTACTGCCGCAGCGACCACTACATGTACGCGCGCTACGGCATCCCCATCACCTTCTTCTCGCTCGGCTACCACCGCGACTACCACGAGGTGACCGACGAGCCGCAGTACATCGACTACGACCACATGGCGCTGGTGGGGAGCTTCGTGCGCGACGTGGCGCTGGCCGTCGCCGACCGCGACCACCGCATCGTCCGCGACCATCCGCTGCCGGACCTGCACGGCACCTGCAAGCAGTAG
- a CDS encoding FKBP-type peptidyl-prolyl cis-trans isomerase: MSDEQMTKTASGLQYRDEAAGSGPAAKAGDNVQVHYTGTLENGKKFDSSRDRGQPFEFPLGAGRVIRGWDEGVAGMQVGGKRKLVIPAELGYGSRAMGPIPANSVLHFDVELLGIG, translated from the coding sequence GTGAGCGACGAGCAGATGACGAAGACGGCCTCGGGCCTCCAGTACCGCGACGAGGCGGCAGGCAGCGGCCCCGCGGCCAAGGCGGGCGACAACGTGCAGGTGCACTACACGGGCACGCTGGAGAACGGCAAGAAGTTCGACAGCAGCCGCGACCGCGGGCAGCCGTTCGAGTTCCCGCTGGGCGCCGGCCGCGTGATCCGCGGGTGGGACGAGGGCGTGGCGGGCATGCAGGTGGGCGGCAAGCGGAAGCTGGTGATCCCCGCCGAGCTGGGCTACGGCTCTCGCGCGATGGGGCCCATCCCCGCCAACTCGGTGCTGCACTTCGACGTGGAGCTGCTCGGCATCGGCTGA